From the Motacilla alba alba isolate MOTALB_02 chromosome Z, Motacilla_alba_V1.0_pri, whole genome shotgun sequence genome, one window contains:
- the LOC119696144 gene encoding oncostatin-M-specific receptor subunit beta-like yields the protein MMNHFMILAVLLPLRTCHTAYSQQESDVFPVTYLNVSKDLDLQRLLVEWDVVKSAHDAELAISFQIQVCQTDGSVWTEFQNVTLDKLRKPLHWTWDSWNSDIPLECMLRAVRIRSKAETSEVWSQWSLWETLPGLDASNRSEPQIFPKEKILAEGSNITLCCIGGKGQTIKEFSVYPTVNVFKSTNSPVTLLTVRNLSHDGVSNIHVYCYDENKRSHQAAFFVGKPPDTPKDFSCQTQDMKRVTCTWREEETYLYGNNSPRYTLSKTSSQKTALCNATCSKQCSCSWDIGQQRIWNITVTVENPLGKKTATDVFDVNHRMYPTAPFQIWEDGTDTEMTLHWNYENNEVELFCQTEVVQPDGKVELHNSSVVDSRRITVRGLQPYTEYTARVRCGAAKHFWRWSEWSQPLTTRTKEGTPSGKLDIWREITPVLGGRNVTLFWKQTPSFQANGKIISYAVTWEKIEDGSQLESISFSSVYNSTRIFIDNHSYRISVMARNNVNFSLPSVLIISRATDNSTEELNEGQVNGTDDGIFISWEPRSIYNSYIIDWCNFPRLQPCDLQWKRFGPNTSSAVISSAAFVPGVRYKFRIYGSVANRTSLLEKKIGYLKELPPRLDPIVRKVDLTYNSVTLSWDSYLTNESEPGFVRGYHVYVSPIQGNCNLKGSKKHILSDESELCKYTIENTEEKRYTVKHLMPNTKYKIVVKAFTGGGETPIVNFRYIDTPYNSNMLYFIFLLVIVPILVAAMCHWKMKWVREWCCPVIPSPNKSKVLSFKEFKMDSEKVLKINDCLPDMLAMDSNAEAHKLHPVTWSPLSSTPTEARDFPPTPAPQIHTCFENFAYSSPLEAESDPYQIPETLEAGKTNQAVVLYRPQCYIDIFHEDAALTTRETGVRKNSLKYISQTDACWLGGRD from the exons ATGATGAATCACTTCATGATCCTGGCAGTACTGCTCCCCCTGAGGACGTGCCACACTGCATACTCACAGCAAG AATCTGATGTCTTTCCAGTAACGTACCTTAATGTTTCCAAGGATTTGGATCTTCAGCGGCTGCTGGTGGAATGGGATGTTGTCAAGTCAGCGCATGATGCTGAACTGGCAATATCTTTTCAAATACAAGTCTGTCAAACCGATGGATCTGTGTGGACA GAGTTTCAAAATGTCACACTTGATAAATTGAGAAAGCCTCTTCATTGGACATGGGATTCATGGAATTCAGACATACCTTTGGAGTGTATGTTACGTGCTGTGAGGATCAGGAGCAAGGCAGAAACATCAGAAGTCTGGAGTCAGTGGAGTTTGTGGGAGACTCTCCCGG GCCTGGACGCTTCAAATAGAAGTGAGCCACAaatctttccaaaagaaaaaattttagcAGAAGGCTCTAATATCACTCTTTGCTGCATCGGAGGGAAAGGTCAAACCATTAAGGAATTCTCTGTATACCCAACTGTTAATGTTTTCAAGTCCACAAACAGTCCAGTCACACTTCTCACTGTGAGAAATCTGTCGCATGATGGAGTGTCTAACATTCATGTCTACTGTTACGATGAGAATAAGCGGTCACATCAAGCAGCTTTCTTTGTGGGTA AACCACCTGATACACCTAAAGATTTTTCCTGCCAAACTCAAGACATGAAAAGAGTAACATGTACTTGGAGAGAAGAAGAGACCTATCTCTATGGAAATAATTCACCACGATACACCTTGTCTAAAAC GTCATCCCAGAAAACGGCTCTGTGCAATGCAACTTGTTCTAAGCAGTGCTCATGCTCTTGGGATATCGGCCAGCAGAGGATCTGGAATATCACAGTGACTGTGGAAAACCCACTAGGAAAGAAAACTGCCACTGATGTTTTTGATGTAAATCACAGAA TGTATCCCACTGCACCTTTCCAGATTTGGGAAGATGGCACAGATACAGAAATGACATTGCACTGGAATTATGAAAACAATGAAGTTGAACTCTTTTGTCAGACTGAAGTGGTCCAACCTGATGGCAAAGTAGAACTG CACAACAGCTCCGTCGTGGATTCGCGGCGCATCACGGTGCGTGGGCTGCAGCCGTACACGGAGTACACGGCCAGGGTGCGCTGTGGGGCGGCCAAGCACTTCTGGAGGTGGAGTGAGTGGAGCCAACCCCTGACCACCAGAACAAAGGAAGGAA CTCCATCAGGGAAACTGGACATATGGAGAGAAATTACACCAGTTCTTGGGGGACGAAATGTGACCTTGTTCTGGAAG caaaCACCAAGTTTtcaagcaaatggaaaaattatttcatatgcAGTAACCtgggaaaaaatagaagatgGCTCCCAGCTTGAAAgcatctccttttcttcagtcTACAATAGCACAAGGATTTTCATTGATAACCATTCCTACAGAATTAGTGTCATGGCAAGGAACAATGttaatttttcacttccttCAGTATTGATCATCTCTAGAGCTACAGATAACA GCACTGAAGAGCTTAACGAAGGACAGGTTAATGGTACAGATGATGGCATTTTTATCTCCTGGGAGCCCAGAAGTATATATAACAGTTACATCATTGATTGGTGTAACTTTCCCAGGTTGCAGCCTTGTGATTTGCAGTGGAAGAGATTTGGACCCAACACTTCCAGTGCTGTGATCAGCTCAG CTGCTTTTGTTCCGGGGGTGAGATACAAATTCCGCATCTATGGATCTGTTGCGAATAGAACCTCCTTACTGGAAAAGAAGATTGGTTATCTTAAGGAGCTGC ctCCTCGTCTTGACCCTATTGTGAGAAAAGTTGACCTGACTTACAATTCAGTAACACTGTCTTGGGATTCTTATCTCACAAATGAGTCAGAGCCAGGTTTTGTAAGAGGCTACCATGTTTATGTGTCACCTATACAAGGGAACTGCAATTTGAAAGGATCAAAAAAGCACATTCTTTCAG aTGAATCAGAGCTATGTAAATACACAattgaaaacacagaagaaaagagataCACCGTGAAACACCTGATGccaaacacaaaatacaaaatagtgGTTAAAGCATTTACAGGTGGAGGAGAGACTCCCATTGTTAACTTTAGATACATAGATACACCATATAACT caaACATGCTGTACTTTATATTCCTGCTAGTGATAGTTCCAATCCTAGTAGCAGCTATGTGCCACTGGAAGATGAAGTG GGTGAGGGAGTGGTGCTGTCCTGTAATACCTAGTCCTAACAAGAGCAAAGTGCTGTCATTCAAAGAGTTTAAG ATGGATTCTGAGAAAGTGCTGAAGATAAATGACTGCCTTCCTGACATGCTAGCCATGGACAGTAATGCTGAAGCTCATAAATTGCATCCTGTTACTTGGAGCCCGTTGTCTTCAACACCAACTGAAGCAAGGGACTTTCCACCCACACCTGCACCTCAAATTCATACTTGTTTTGAGAATTTTGCTTATTCTTCTCCACTTGAGGCTGAATCTGATCCCTACCAAATACCAGAGACACTGGAAGCAGGCAAGACAAACCAGGCAGTGGTGCTGTACCGGCCACAATGCTATATAGATATTTTTCATGAGGATGCAGCCTTAACCACTAGAGAAACAGGTGTGAGAAAGAACAGTCTGAAATACATCTCTCAAACAGATGCGTGCTGGCTGGGGGGGAGGGATTGA